Proteins encoded in a region of the Hippocampus zosterae strain Florida chromosome 11, ASM2543408v3, whole genome shotgun sequence genome:
- the ogfrl1 gene encoding opioid growth factor receptor-like protein 1 isoform X1: MGNLLGNWRFKEPSTVEECDSTWGSDSESDEPAAEDDSGISDSVSPAESEWPAGNNGDLSPKLTDSPEFLPKMKRSFYAARDLYKYRHCYPSYKKSRQPNEYRNLRFYLNKIPLVPDGIYIEEILTRWRGDYDKLEHNHTYIQWLFPLREQGLNFYAHELTQDEIKEFQSTREAKRRFLAAYSLMLDFYGIKLLDKSGNVARSSNWQERFHHLNESQHNYLRITRILKSLGELGYEAFKAPLVRLFLEESLHRNTLPNMQHSILEYFVYTIRRPAARRHLLRYARQHYKPAHAFLWGPPPKRSKPKSGDVGASVGAGSSGIRAPAPTPEPQRRGGETSFIPASGCSGTFVSYHDATVCQDVDAESLNAYTPLGSSMDGPEGVFMMMLERNNYSGSVPL, translated from the exons ATGGGAAATTTGTTGGGCAACTGGCGATTCAAGGAGCCGAGCACCGTGGAAGAATGCGACTCGACGTGGGGATCGGACTCGGAGAGCGACGAACCTGCGGCGGAAGACGACAGCGGCATCTCTGATAGCGTGAGCCCGGCGGAGAGCGAGTGGCCCGCCGGAAACAATGGAGACTTGTCCCCGAAG CTGACTGATTCTCCAGAGTTTCTACCAAAGATGAAAAGGAGTTTCTACGCTGCCAGAGACTTGTACAAATACCGCCACTGCTATCCG agtTACAAAAAGTCCCGGCAACCCAATGAGTACCGTAACCTACGTTTCTACCTGAACAAGATCCCACTTGTACCTGACG GTATCTACATCGAAGAAATTTTGACAAGGTGGAGAGGTGATTATGACAAGCTGGAGCACAATCACACCTACATTCAGTG GCTGTTCCCATTACGAGAACAAGGGCTAAACTTCTACGCACATGAACTGACTCAGGATGAGATTAAA GAATTCCAAAGCACTCGAGAAGCCAAGCGCAGGTTCTTGGCGGCTTATTCCCTGATGTTGGACTTCTACGGCATCAAACTACTCGATAAGAGCGGAAATGTTGCTCGTTCTTCCAACTGGCAGGAGCGCTTCCATCACCTTAATGA gTCACAGCACAACTACCTGCGCATCACTCGCATTCTGAAGTCGCTGGGCGAGCTCGGCTACGAGGCCTTCAAAGCTCCATTGGTCCGCCTGTTCTTGGAGGAGTCGCTACATCGCAACACGCTTCCCAACATGCAGCACAGCATACTGGAATACTTCGTATACACCATCCGTCGGCCAGCCGCCCGCAGACACCTGCTGCGCTACGCCCGCCAGCACTACAAGCCTGCTCACGCCTTCCTCTGGGGTCCGCCACCTAAGAGATCCAAACCCAAAAGTGGAGATGTTGGTGCTAGTGTGGGGGCTGGGAGCAGTGGGATCCGAGCTCCTGCTCCCACACCTGAACCTCAGAGGAGAGGGGGGGAGACGAGCTTCATCCCTGCATCTGGATGTAGCGGGACATTTGTGTCTTACCACGATGCCACAGTTTGCCAGGATGTGGATGCAGAGAGTCTGAATGCATACACACCGCTGGGCTCCAGCATGGATGGACCAGAGGGAGTATTTATGATGATGCTGGAGAGGAATAATTACAGTGGGTCTGTTCCTTTGTAA
- the ogfrl1 gene encoding opioid growth factor receptor-like protein 1 isoform X3: MGNLLGNWRFKEPSTVEECDSTWGSDSESDEPAAEDDSGISDSVSPAESEWPAGNNGDLSPKSYKKSRQPNEYRNLRFYLNKIPLVPDGIYIEEILTRWRGDYDKLEHNHTYIQWLFPLREQGLNFYAHELTQDEIKEFQSTREAKRRFLAAYSLMLDFYGIKLLDKSGNVARSSNWQERFHHLNESQHNYLRITRILKSLGELGYEAFKAPLVRLFLEESLHRNTLPNMQHSILEYFVYTIRRPAARRHLLRYARQHYKPAHAFLWGPPPKRSKPKSGDVGASVGAGSSGIRAPAPTPEPQRRGGETSFIPASGCSGTFVSYHDATVCQDVDAESLNAYTPLGSSMDGPEGVFMMMLERNNYSGSVPL; encoded by the exons ATGGGAAATTTGTTGGGCAACTGGCGATTCAAGGAGCCGAGCACCGTGGAAGAATGCGACTCGACGTGGGGATCGGACTCGGAGAGCGACGAACCTGCGGCGGAAGACGACAGCGGCATCTCTGATAGCGTGAGCCCGGCGGAGAGCGAGTGGCCCGCCGGAAACAATGGAGACTTGTCCCCGAAG agtTACAAAAAGTCCCGGCAACCCAATGAGTACCGTAACCTACGTTTCTACCTGAACAAGATCCCACTTGTACCTGACG GTATCTACATCGAAGAAATTTTGACAAGGTGGAGAGGTGATTATGACAAGCTGGAGCACAATCACACCTACATTCAGTG GCTGTTCCCATTACGAGAACAAGGGCTAAACTTCTACGCACATGAACTGACTCAGGATGAGATTAAA GAATTCCAAAGCACTCGAGAAGCCAAGCGCAGGTTCTTGGCGGCTTATTCCCTGATGTTGGACTTCTACGGCATCAAACTACTCGATAAGAGCGGAAATGTTGCTCGTTCTTCCAACTGGCAGGAGCGCTTCCATCACCTTAATGA gTCACAGCACAACTACCTGCGCATCACTCGCATTCTGAAGTCGCTGGGCGAGCTCGGCTACGAGGCCTTCAAAGCTCCATTGGTCCGCCTGTTCTTGGAGGAGTCGCTACATCGCAACACGCTTCCCAACATGCAGCACAGCATACTGGAATACTTCGTATACACCATCCGTCGGCCAGCCGCCCGCAGACACCTGCTGCGCTACGCCCGCCAGCACTACAAGCCTGCTCACGCCTTCCTCTGGGGTCCGCCACCTAAGAGATCCAAACCCAAAAGTGGAGATGTTGGTGCTAGTGTGGGGGCTGGGAGCAGTGGGATCCGAGCTCCTGCTCCCACACCTGAACCTCAGAGGAGAGGGGGGGAGACGAGCTTCATCCCTGCATCTGGATGTAGCGGGACATTTGTGTCTTACCACGATGCCACAGTTTGCCAGGATGTGGATGCAGAGAGTCTGAATGCATACACACCGCTGGGCTCCAGCATGGATGGACCAGAGGGAGTATTTATGATGATGCTGGAGAGGAATAATTACAGTGGGTCTGTTCCTTTGTAA
- the ogfrl1 gene encoding opioid growth factor receptor-like protein 1 isoform X2 has translation MVHHPRWTIKLPEQTQAQLYLFDLTVWLCLRYTLSVQSGNITKSLLPQVSFLLFSSFVYVCVQSYKKSRQPNEYRNLRFYLNKIPLVPDGIYIEEILTRWRGDYDKLEHNHTYIQWLFPLREQGLNFYAHELTQDEIKEFQSTREAKRRFLAAYSLMLDFYGIKLLDKSGNVARSSNWQERFHHLNESQHNYLRITRILKSLGELGYEAFKAPLVRLFLEESLHRNTLPNMQHSILEYFVYTIRRPAARRHLLRYARQHYKPAHAFLWGPPPKRSKPKSGDVGASVGAGSSGIRAPAPTPEPQRRGGETSFIPASGCSGTFVSYHDATVCQDVDAESLNAYTPLGSSMDGPEGVFMMMLERNNYSGSVPL, from the exons ATGGTTCATCATCCTCGATGGACCATAAAGCTGcctgaacaaacacaagcacaactCTACTTGTTTGATCTCACAGTTTGGCTTTGTCTGAGGTACACACTGAGTGTGCAGAGTGGGAATATAACAAAGTCGCTTTTGCCTCAGgtttcttttttgcttttttcttcttttgtgtatgtgtgtgtgcagagtTACAAAAAGTCCCGGCAACCCAATGAGTACCGTAACCTACGTTTCTACCTGAACAAGATCCCACTTGTACCTGACG GTATCTACATCGAAGAAATTTTGACAAGGTGGAGAGGTGATTATGACAAGCTGGAGCACAATCACACCTACATTCAGTG GCTGTTCCCATTACGAGAACAAGGGCTAAACTTCTACGCACATGAACTGACTCAGGATGAGATTAAA GAATTCCAAAGCACTCGAGAAGCCAAGCGCAGGTTCTTGGCGGCTTATTCCCTGATGTTGGACTTCTACGGCATCAAACTACTCGATAAGAGCGGAAATGTTGCTCGTTCTTCCAACTGGCAGGAGCGCTTCCATCACCTTAATGA gTCACAGCACAACTACCTGCGCATCACTCGCATTCTGAAGTCGCTGGGCGAGCTCGGCTACGAGGCCTTCAAAGCTCCATTGGTCCGCCTGTTCTTGGAGGAGTCGCTACATCGCAACACGCTTCCCAACATGCAGCACAGCATACTGGAATACTTCGTATACACCATCCGTCGGCCAGCCGCCCGCAGACACCTGCTGCGCTACGCCCGCCAGCACTACAAGCCTGCTCACGCCTTCCTCTGGGGTCCGCCACCTAAGAGATCCAAACCCAAAAGTGGAGATGTTGGTGCTAGTGTGGGGGCTGGGAGCAGTGGGATCCGAGCTCCTGCTCCCACACCTGAACCTCAGAGGAGAGGGGGGGAGACGAGCTTCATCCCTGCATCTGGATGTAGCGGGACATTTGTGTCTTACCACGATGCCACAGTTTGCCAGGATGTGGATGCAGAGAGTCTGAATGCATACACACCGCTGGGCTCCAGCATGGATGGACCAGAGGGAGTATTTATGATGATGCTGGAGAGGAATAATTACAGTGGGTCTGTTCCTTTGTAA